A genomic window from Candidatus Obscuribacterales bacterium includes:
- a CDS encoding GTPase domain-containing protein — MALVNYAAREINCKIVYYGTGLGGKTTNLKYIHSQLAPTTRGELISLATETERTLFFDFLPLDLGSVQGFKTRFSLYTVPGQVEYNASRKLILNGVDGIIFVADSDVMRSKDNVESLQNMIENLAEYSLTLDNVPWVLQYNKRDLASAMPIERMEKELNIRGVPSFEAVASEGLGVFATLKAISKLILNRLQ; from the coding sequence ATGGCATTAGTAAATTACGCGGCTCGGGAAATAAACTGCAAAATCGTTTACTACGGAACTGGACTTGGCGGCAAAACCACCAACCTGAAGTACATCCATAGCCAGTTGGCCCCAACAACCCGCGGTGAGCTCATAAGCTTGGCCACGGAAACTGAAAGAACTCTTTTCTTTGATTTTTTGCCTCTGGATTTGGGTTCAGTGCAAGGCTTCAAAACAAGATTTTCCCTTTACACCGTTCCTGGTCAGGTTGAATACAACGCTTCTCGTAAGCTCATCTTGAACGGTGTTGACGGCATTATTTTCGTAGCTGACTCAGATGTGATGCGTTCGAAAGACAATGTCGAGTCCTTGCAGAACATGATTGAGAACTTGGCAGAGTACAGTCTTACACTGGATAACGTTCCATGGGTTTTGCAGTACAACAAGCGCGACCTGGCTTCCGCCATGCCCATTGAGCGTATGGAAAAAGAATTGAATATTCGTGGCGTCCCAAGCTTTGAAGCAGTAGCTTCTGAAGGTCTTGGGGTATTTGCCACCTTGAAAGCAATCAGCAAACTGATTTTGAATCGCTTACAATAA
- the recG gene encoding ATP-dependent DNA helicase RecG: MPVVQGKYKEVELNALRRAILVERKGRYADYQGKRSTFSQFMRQTAAVMCRRNPKEARWATILGLFREYPNLDVATRIAVLRRAEELIETLMGSPSAEDPVAESQPEKPAASKESNKPATLPRKAVEQKSVPPVKPITINKDAKATKTNKLPREVDVQYVKGVGPKVAELLNRLNIFTAHDLIHHYPKRHLDFQNRLMIKDVEPGQEVTVFGTIASVSAFQSRRGNVSILTVVITDGTGRLNVTRFIGGKSNKYLLDRYKAQYPKGAQVMASGIVERDKSGRRLELKNAELEIFGNLAGDGEELDSIHAGRLVPVYPLTEGLSLRYLRNVIHNALESFLANVDETLPAEIIKKYDLVDLKSALKEIHFPESHEALNLARRRLVFDELFGMQLQLAWRRHHYQVSESAVELVMKPEGLVARLRASLPFTLTNAQERVFKEIASDMASGKPMQRLVQGDVGSGKTVVALMALLVAVENGYQGAIMAPTEILAEQHFRQFQRLLTPLGLKAALLLGKQGVKERREVHQGLMSGQIHIAVGTHALIQEGVEFEKLGLIIIDEQHRFGVKQRAQLKAKGVHPQLLTMTATPIPRTLALCLHGDLDVSEIDELPPGRKPIETKLLTGTEKRQVWAGVERQVQAGRQAYVVFPLIEESETLSAKAATAEYEKLKTNVFAHRRVGLMHGKLKPQEKDEVMEQFRRGELDILVSTTVIEVGVDVPNATVMVIENADRFGLAQLHQLRGRVGRGAEQSYCLLLSDSRTDTTRQRLEIMTKTNDGFVVAEKDLEIRGPGEFLGTRQSGLPDLLLADLLNDAEILELARKAAVEMINADPELVKHPMLKQRVNKTLALEQTQYLGSG; encoded by the coding sequence ATGCCGGTTGTTCAAGGCAAGTACAAAGAAGTCGAACTAAACGCCTTGCGGCGTGCGATTCTTGTCGAGCGCAAGGGTCGCTATGCCGACTATCAGGGCAAACGCTCGACGTTTTCGCAGTTCATGCGTCAGACAGCGGCTGTTATGTGCCGCCGTAATCCTAAAGAAGCGCGTTGGGCAACCATACTGGGACTGTTTCGCGAATATCCAAATCTAGATGTGGCAACAAGAATTGCTGTCTTGCGCAGAGCCGAAGAATTGATTGAAACACTAATGGGCAGCCCTTCGGCAGAGGACCCCGTTGCAGAGTCTCAGCCGGAAAAGCCGGCTGCAAGCAAAGAATCCAATAAGCCGGCAACACTTCCAAGAAAGGCAGTCGAACAAAAATCGGTGCCGCCAGTAAAGCCGATAACGATAAACAAAGACGCGAAGGCGACGAAAACAAATAAACTTCCGCGCGAGGTTGATGTTCAGTACGTCAAAGGTGTTGGACCAAAAGTTGCTGAGCTTTTGAACAGACTCAATATTTTTACTGCGCACGATTTGATTCATCACTATCCGAAAAGACATTTGGATTTTCAAAACAGATTGATGATCAAAGATGTCGAACCCGGTCAGGAAGTGACTGTCTTCGGCACCATCGCATCAGTTTCGGCTTTTCAATCGCGGCGCGGCAATGTATCTATTCTGACCGTGGTCATTACAGACGGCACTGGGCGTTTGAACGTGACACGTTTTATTGGCGGCAAATCCAACAAGTATTTGCTTGACCGTTATAAGGCTCAATATCCCAAAGGCGCTCAAGTGATGGCTTCCGGCATAGTGGAACGCGATAAGTCGGGCAGGCGGCTTGAACTCAAGAATGCGGAATTGGAGATATTTGGTAATTTGGCTGGTGATGGTGAGGAGTTGGATTCCATCCATGCCGGGCGTCTGGTGCCTGTTTATCCGCTAACGGAAGGTCTTTCATTGCGCTACCTGCGCAATGTTATTCACAATGCGCTTGAATCATTTTTAGCAAATGTCGACGAAACATTACCTGCCGAGATCATCAAAAAATATGACCTTGTAGATTTGAAATCGGCATTGAAGGAAATACATTTTCCGGAAAGTCATGAAGCGCTCAATCTGGCAAGAAGACGTCTTGTTTTTGATGAGCTCTTCGGCATGCAATTGCAATTAGCGTGGCGACGTCATCACTATCAAGTGAGCGAGTCGGCTGTTGAGTTAGTCATGAAACCGGAAGGACTTGTCGCCCGCTTGCGTGCAAGCTTGCCATTTACGTTGACCAATGCTCAGGAGCGGGTATTTAAAGAAATTGCCAGCGACATGGCTTCCGGTAAACCGATGCAAAGATTGGTGCAGGGAGATGTTGGTTCCGGCAAAACAGTTGTTGCACTTATGGCTTTACTGGTTGCTGTGGAAAACGGCTATCAAGGCGCCATCATGGCACCGACTGAAATTCTTGCCGAGCAGCATTTCCGTCAATTCCAAAGATTGCTTACGCCTTTAGGACTTAAGGCGGCTCTGTTGTTAGGCAAGCAAGGCGTCAAGGAAAGAAGAGAAGTCCATCAAGGACTTATGTCGGGACAGATCCATATTGCTGTAGGAACGCATGCGCTAATTCAAGAAGGTGTTGAGTTTGAAAAACTAGGTTTGATCATCATTGATGAACAACATCGATTCGGTGTCAAACAACGAGCGCAATTGAAAGCAAAGGGCGTGCATCCACAACTATTGACGATGACCGCGACGCCAATTCCAAGAACTTTGGCCCTTTGCTTGCATGGCGACCTTGATGTGTCGGAAATTGATGAGTTGCCTCCGGGGCGCAAGCCAATTGAAACGAAGCTGCTTACCGGTACGGAAAAGCGACAAGTCTGGGCAGGTGTTGAGCGTCAGGTGCAAGCTGGCAGACAGGCCTATGTTGTCTTTCCGCTGATTGAAGAATCAGAAACGTTGTCGGCAAAGGCTGCCACTGCCGAGTATGAAAAACTGAAGACGAATGTTTTTGCCCATAGACGAGTTGGGCTTATGCACGGTAAGTTGAAACCACAAGAAAAAGATGAGGTCATGGAGCAGTTCAGGCGTGGTGAACTGGATATTCTGGTTTCAACAACGGTAATTGAAGTTGGAGTCGATGTACCTAACGCAACTGTCATGGTAATTGAAAATGCCGATAGATTTGGTCTGGCTCAATTGCACCAATTGCGTGGACGAGTCGGCCGAGGCGCCGAGCAGTCTTATTGCTTGCTTTTGTCCGATAGCCGTACTGATACGACAAGGCAGCGCCTGGAAATCATGACCAAGACTAATGACGGTTTCGTCGTTGCCGAGAAGGATTTGGAAATAAGAGGGCCTGGCGAATTTCTGGGCACTCGTCAAAGTGGTTTGCCGGATTTATTGCTGGCGGATTTGCTTAATGATGCAGAGATTTTGGAATTAGCGCGTAAAGCCGCTGTTGAAATGATAAATGCTGATCCGGAATTGGTAAAGCATCCCATGCTCAAACAACGAGTGAACAAGACTCTGGCATTGGAGCAAACGCAGTATCTGGGTTCTGGCTAA